The Alphaproteobacteria bacterium genome has a window encoding:
- a CDS encoding Rieske (2Fe-2S) protein, translated as CATHGALFRIEDGACIAGPCPGARLTPVPLEVQGGAIVVGPEGA; from the coding sequence CTGCGCCACCCACGGCGCCCTCTTTCGCATCGAAGACGGCGCCTGCATCGCCGGCCCCTGCCCCGGCGCCCGCTTGACGCCGGTGCCGCTGGAAGTCCAGGGCGGCGCCATCGTGGTGGGCCCGGAGGGCGCTTGA